Proteins encoded by one window of Candidatus Neomarinimicrobiota bacterium:
- a CDS encoding isoleucine--tRNA ligase, which translates to MMKEVSSKVNFIALEHDMLKFWEDEDIFNKLRAQNAGKPRWSFLDGPITANNPMGVHHAWGRTYKDLYQRYHAMLGMELRYQNGFDCQGLWVEVEVEKQLGFKSKTDIEAYGVEAFVNKCKERVHKFSAVQTEQSKRMGYWMDWDNSYFTMSDENNYTIWAFLKKVYDRGFIYKGYDVMPWCTRCGSALSEHEIATEGYKELTHTSIYLKFPLKDRENESLLVWTTTPWTLSSNIMAAVHPDLDYVKVKQGEDIYYLVQGRLSILQGDYEILETLKGKDMLGWEYHGPYDELPVQADIHHAIIFWDEISETDGTGIVHIAPGCGKEDNALAKELGFQVIKPIDEFGAYLDGFGKWTGKNVMEISDAIIDDLSQKGLRYKREPITHRYPCCWRHGTELVFRPVDEWFIRMDELRGEIAEVTKQVEWIPAYGKERELDWLKNMSDWMISKKRYWGLALPIWTFEDGSFFVVGSETELKELAVEGWEEFEGKTPHKPWIDKVKIKHPETGLIGTRVPDVGNPWLDAGIVPYSTMEYRKDPEYWEKWFPADFIVESLPGQFRNWFYAILAMSTVMENRAPIKTIMGHALVKDEQGDDMHKSAGNAIWFEDAAEKMGVDVMRWMYASQVPVNNLNFGYGAADEVRRKVLTLWNTYSFFVTYARLDKFNPLSALDESTLTELDRWILARLNQLIGQARKDYDSYQADKLMLKINRFVDELSNWYVRRSRRRFWKSENDTDKWAAYHTLYKALVTLSKLIAPVSPFFTEALYQNLVVTLDPDAPQSIHLCNFPEVDERWLDDDLLRRVDVVIKTVELGRAARNKANLKVRQPLANISVYFPDEQDRIFASDLQDQILEELNIKTLSVVENADALVQYDIKPNLGLLGPKYGKDMGLIRNLINAADPQALLKQSKSGDTIHLSDGQREFDLLPEELLVSTIEPEGQAVVEDAGVVVAVETELSEALISEGTARDFIRNVQNMRKDAEFDVSDRIRIFVEVDETPKNMILEHQEYIANETLAEEISFTRNDDGFQAEFKIGKSTFNVGIKRY; encoded by the coding sequence ATGATGAAGGAAGTATCTAGCAAAGTAAATTTTATCGCCCTGGAACACGACATGTTGAAATTCTGGGAGGATGAAGATATTTTCAATAAACTCAGGGCACAGAACGCTGGCAAACCACGTTGGTCATTTCTCGATGGTCCCATTACTGCTAATAATCCCATGGGAGTTCACCACGCCTGGGGTCGCACATACAAAGATCTCTACCAGCGCTACCACGCGATGTTGGGAATGGAACTTCGCTATCAAAACGGCTTCGATTGTCAAGGGTTATGGGTAGAAGTTGAAGTTGAAAAACAGCTGGGTTTTAAATCCAAAACTGACATTGAAGCATACGGCGTTGAAGCCTTTGTCAATAAGTGCAAAGAGCGAGTCCATAAATTTTCAGCCGTTCAAACCGAGCAATCCAAACGCATGGGCTACTGGATGGATTGGGACAATTCCTATTTCACCATGTCCGATGAAAATAATTATACGATTTGGGCATTTCTAAAAAAGGTCTACGATCGCGGATTTATTTATAAGGGCTACGATGTCATGCCCTGGTGCACCCGCTGTGGTTCAGCCCTTTCTGAGCATGAAATTGCCACTGAAGGCTACAAAGAACTGACCCATACCTCTATTTATTTGAAATTTCCCCTTAAAGATCGTGAGAATGAGTCTTTGCTGGTGTGGACAACCACACCCTGGACCCTTTCATCCAATATAATGGCCGCCGTTCACCCCGATCTCGACTATGTCAAGGTCAAGCAGGGCGAAGATATCTACTACCTCGTCCAGGGTCGTCTTTCCATTTTGCAGGGAGACTACGAAATCCTTGAAACCCTCAAGGGCAAGGACATGCTGGGCTGGGAATATCATGGACCATATGATGAACTCCCCGTTCAGGCTGATATTCACCATGCCATTATTTTTTGGGACGAAATCTCTGAGACTGATGGTACTGGAATTGTCCATATCGCACCTGGTTGTGGTAAAGAAGATAATGCCCTGGCCAAGGAGCTTGGTTTTCAGGTTATCAAACCCATCGATGAATTTGGAGCTTATCTAGACGGTTTTGGTAAGTGGACAGGCAAAAATGTAATGGAAATCAGTGATGCTATCATTGATGACCTCTCTCAAAAAGGATTGCGCTATAAGCGTGAGCCCATTACTCATAGATATCCCTGTTGCTGGCGCCATGGTACTGAGCTGGTTTTTCGCCCGGTTGATGAGTGGTTTATCCGCATGGATGAGTTAAGAGGGGAGATAGCCGAGGTTACCAAACAGGTCGAGTGGATCCCAGCTTACGGAAAAGAGCGTGAGTTGGATTGGCTCAAGAATATGAGCGATTGGATGATCTCCAAAAAACGTTACTGGGGATTGGCTTTACCCATCTGGACCTTTGAAGATGGTTCTTTTTTCGTCGTAGGATCAGAGACAGAATTGAAGGAGCTGGCAGTAGAAGGCTGGGAAGAGTTTGAAGGTAAAACTCCCCACAAACCCTGGATTGACAAAGTTAAAATTAAGCATCCCGAAACAGGTCTCATCGGGACCCGTGTTCCAGATGTAGGCAACCCCTGGCTTGATGCAGGAATTGTACCTTATTCCACAATGGAATACCGCAAAGATCCTGAATATTGGGAAAAATGGTTCCCTGCAGATTTTATTGTGGAATCACTTCCTGGACAATTCCGCAATTGGTTTTATGCCATTCTAGCCATGAGCACCGTAATGGAAAACAGGGCACCCATAAAAACCATAATGGGACATGCCCTGGTCAAAGACGAACAGGGGGATGATATGCACAAATCAGCTGGCAATGCCATCTGGTTTGAAGATGCTGCTGAGAAGATGGGTGTGGATGTCATGCGTTGGATGTATGCTTCCCAGGTACCGGTAAATAATTTGAATTTTGGTTATGGGGCTGCAGATGAGGTGCGTCGTAAGGTCCTGACCCTGTGGAATACCTATTCCTTTTTTGTGACCTATGCACGTCTCGATAAATTTAATCCCCTGTCTGCTCTCGATGAATCCACCCTGACTGAATTAGATAGATGGATTCTGGCTCGTTTGAACCAGCTGATTGGTCAGGCTCGCAAGGATTATGATAGCTATCAGGCTGACAAACTCATGCTCAAGATTAACCGTTTTGTGGATGAACTCTCCAATTGGTATGTGCGTCGATCCAGACGCCGTTTCTGGAAAAGTGAGAATGATACAGACAAATGGGCTGCATATCATACACTTTATAAAGCTCTGGTTACGCTTTCAAAATTAATTGCCCCTGTCTCTCCATTCTTCACTGAGGCTCTCTACCAGAACCTGGTTGTTACCCTCGACCCCGATGCACCTCAGAGTATCCATCTTTGCAATTTTCCTGAAGTGGACGAGCGCTGGTTGGATGATGACTTGTTGCGACGGGTTGATGTGGTCATCAAAACCGTTGAACTGGGAAGAGCTGCCAGGAATAAAGCCAACCTCAAGGTGCGTCAACCCCTGGCAAATATCTCAGTGTACTTTCCTGATGAGCAGGACAGAATTTTTGCCAGTGATCTTCAAGATCAGATTCTGGAAGAGTTGAATATCAAGACCCTGTCCGTGGTTGAAAATGCTGATGCTCTTGTTCAATACGATATCAAACCGAATCTAGGTCTTCTTGGACCTAAATATGGTAAGGATATGGGCCTGATTCGGAATTTGATTAATGCAGCTGATCCTCAGGCACTCCTCAAACAATCAAAATCAGGTGACACCATTCACTTGAGCGATGGACAGCGGGAATTTGATCTGCTTCCAGAAGAACTGTTGGTGTCCACCATCGAACCTGAAGGACAGGCCGTGGTTGAAGACGCTGGTGTTGTTGTGGCCGTGGAAACAGAACTCTCTGAAGCATTGATCAGCGAGGGTACGGCCAGAGATTTCATTCGAAATGTCCAGAATATGCGTAAGGATGCAGAATTTGATGTGTCGGACAGAATACGTATTTTTGTTGAGGTTGATGAAACACCCAAAAATATGATTTTGGAACATCAAGAATATATCGCCAATGAAACCCTGGCTGAAGAAATCAGTTTTACCAGAAATGATGATGGCTTCCAGGCTGAATTCAAGATCGGAAAAAGCACTTTTAATGTAGGGATTAAACGCTATTAA
- a CDS encoding corrinoid protein codes for MSSDSIQQAILMGNVASISADVNRLLSEGINSQKILDEQLLPGMAIVGDRFKRNEMFLPQVLMSAQALQTAIDILKPHLAGNSEARQRHTVVIGTVKGDMHDIGKNLVRIMLIGAGFEVIDLGVNVPAQRFLEASSQHQAAVVCLSALLSSTMNNMKEVVEAFRGHPDLKDTKILIGGAPVSREFSQSIGADGYAPTAPAAVEQVQQFCGR; via the coding sequence ATGTCTTCTGATTCCATTCAACAAGCCATCCTTATGGGAAATGTGGCTTCAATTTCTGCTGATGTAAACCGACTGCTTAGTGAAGGGATCAATAGCCAAAAGATTCTGGATGAGCAGCTCCTCCCTGGAATGGCCATCGTGGGTGACCGTTTCAAACGCAACGAAATGTTTTTACCTCAGGTGCTCATGTCGGCACAGGCCTTGCAAACCGCCATTGATATCCTGAAACCTCATCTGGCTGGAAATTCTGAAGCTCGCCAGCGACATACAGTAGTCATTGGTACTGTGAAGGGCGATATGCATGATATTGGTAAAAATCTGGTGAGAATCATGCTCATCGGTGCTGGTTTTGAAGTTATCGACCTGGGTGTTAATGTTCCAGCCCAGCGATTTCTGGAAGCAAGTTCTCAACACCAGGCAGCCGTTGTCTGTCTCTCCGCGTTATTGTCATCAACCATGAACAATATGAAGGAGGTTGTTGAGGCTTTTAGGGGTCATCCAGACCTGAAGGACACAAAAATTCTCATCGGTGGTGCTCCAGTAAGTCGTGAGTTCTCACAGAGTATTGGTGCAGATGGGTATGCACCCACAGCTCCGGCAGCGGTAGAGCAAGTACAACAATTTTGTGGGCGGTAG
- a CDS encoding Do family serine endopeptidase encodes MKKHILLFTPIFLIAILLPLNLNASDIGVAKALSNAFADISEQVSPSVVTITSEHVYKHPAMEQYKGFQEMFPKQLWPFLPDGDREMKSTSLGSGIIISEDGYILTNNHVVEKGENIRVQISDNKEYDAEIIGTDPETDVALIKVDAKNLKPIIMGDSDKIRVGEWVLAIGSPFSGSLSQTVTQGIVSAVGRSSVGLNDYENFIQTDAAINPGNSGGALVNLDGELIGMNSAIASRSGGNQGIGFAIPINLVNRIVEDLRSDGRVTRAWLGVYVQPVDAAMAKTLGMDIAKGALVQRVIDGSPADDAGLKQLDVILEFDGHEVENSRKLPILVSTQRPDEKKKLKVLRDGKIKTILVKLGELPDEVTAAEPIETNKSDIGLTVETASAERLRFYNLSPGAEGVLVTSVERDSEAFKKNIRTGYLIQKMGPNVKTLSKVMSSGAFEKNLRAYKPNDTILLLVRRDNSNTFFVALTIPES; translated from the coding sequence ATGAAAAAACACATACTACTATTTACCCCCATATTTCTAATCGCAATCTTGTTGCCACTAAATTTGAATGCCTCAGATATTGGGGTAGCTAAGGCCTTGAGCAATGCCTTTGCCGATATTTCTGAACAGGTTTCTCCTTCGGTTGTAACCATCACCAGTGAGCATGTCTATAAGCATCCCGCCATGGAACAGTACAAAGGCTTCCAGGAAATGTTTCCCAAACAACTCTGGCCCTTCCTGCCTGATGGCGACCGGGAAATGAAAAGTACATCTCTGGGTTCAGGAATCATTATTAGTGAGGATGGTTATATCCTCACCAATAATCACGTCGTTGAAAAAGGTGAAAACATTAGAGTCCAAATCTCAGACAATAAAGAATACGATGCCGAAATAATCGGTACAGACCCGGAAACCGATGTCGCCCTGATTAAAGTTGATGCCAAAAATTTGAAACCCATAATAATGGGTGACTCTGACAAAATCAGAGTAGGTGAATGGGTGCTTGCCATAGGAAGTCCCTTCTCCGGAAGTTTGTCACAGACCGTTACCCAGGGCATTGTCAGCGCAGTAGGTCGTTCTTCTGTGGGTCTCAACGATTATGAGAATTTTATACAAACTGATGCCGCCATCAACCCTGGAAACTCTGGGGGTGCTCTTGTGAATCTGGATGGTGAGCTCATTGGTATGAATTCAGCAATTGCTTCACGAAGTGGTGGAAATCAGGGAATTGGTTTTGCCATCCCTATCAATCTGGTCAATCGTATCGTTGAGGATCTACGGTCTGATGGACGTGTGACCCGCGCCTGGCTCGGTGTATATGTTCAACCAGTCGATGCAGCCATGGCAAAAACGCTAGGTATGGATATAGCCAAAGGAGCCCTGGTTCAACGGGTCATTGATGGAAGCCCTGCTGATGATGCAGGGTTAAAACAACTTGATGTCATCCTTGAGTTTGATGGTCATGAGGTTGAAAATTCAAGAAAATTACCTATTCTTGTCTCCACCCAGCGCCCTGATGAGAAGAAGAAACTAAAAGTCCTGAGAGATGGCAAGATAAAGACAATTTTGGTCAAATTGGGTGAGTTGCCTGATGAGGTGACAGCAGCCGAACCCATTGAAACGAATAAATCTGATATCGGTCTAACTGTTGAAACTGCCAGTGCTGAACGTCTGCGGTTTTACAACTTATCCCCTGGTGCGGAGGGTGTACTGGTCACTTCGGTGGAAAGAGATAGTGAGGCTTTTAAGAAAAATATCCGTACTGGTTATCTCATTCAGAAAATGGGTCCCAATGTGAAAACGTTGTCGAAAGTCATGTCGTCAGGAGCCTTTGAGAAAAACCTGCGAGCCTACAAACCCAATGACACCATCTTGCTTTTGGTGAGACGGGATAACTCCAATACCTTTTTTGTGGCACTGACTATTCCGGAATCATAA